The Colletes latitarsis isolate SP2378_abdomen chromosome 1, iyColLati1, whole genome shotgun sequence genomic interval CGCGTCGATTCGCCGAGCGTTTCAGCGTCTCGAAGATCGAAGCCGTCCCTCGATCCGCGTGGATCGCTCGAAGGACGACAGCAGGTTCTATTGTGAACGCAGCACAGAAGCGTGTTTTCTCCGTACGATCCAAAGGCGCGTCGCGTTACAATCGAGTTCATCGATCCATAATGACTATTCGCCCGCAGACACACGGCCTGTAATAACGGAATAGCCAATAAAGTATATCCTGCCGATTTAATCGCTACCCCTACGGTGCATGGCACACAAGATCGAATCGACGACTTTTCGCGTGATGATTCGCGGAATGCGAAGTTCTCGCGTGATCTGCACGTTTCGTCGAACGAGAAGGCGAAAGAGAGGCAAGACGGAATATTCGTGAAtaacaattaataaaaaaaaaagcaatATACGATAGACTCCATGCCCCATATCGCGCTACTTGCGAGCGTAATGCACGACTGGGGGCACGACTCCGTCGTTACATTTTCGTCGTGGAAATGATACGCGTACCGGTAATTTGATAATAAACGGTTGAAAAATTGCAGAGTCGTCGCGGCAGATATAAACGTCCCGGCTCTTTAATATCCCATTATGGGGAAGTTAACGACCGGAAAATATACCGCTCGACTACTCGAGGAAGTAACCTGCCACCGTGTCCCCCTCCCCGTGCGCCTCGCGATGCTGTAATTTGGACGCGTAACTTTATGCAACCGCGCCATGAGAACCCACCTTGTAATTTGCTGGTTGTTTATTGACTTACGCGGCGCTCGTAACTTTTTATCGTCTCCCGAAACGCTCGGTGGGAATCTATCGACGTacgtaatataattttaatgcgACTTAAATTTGTACGGTAGCGCGTAAAAACTCCAATAGGATACTCCCCCGTAGGGAACGAAAATTCCTACGGACGCACGGAAACTCGAAAGTATTTCCAGAACTTCCCGTGTTCGGCTCGAACGAGATAAAAGCTCGAAAGGGACCCTACGCGAGATATGGAAATGGGTCACGGTAGGGGTAAGGGGTAGATTGTGGCTGGTATCTATCCTTCTTTTTACGGTCGGACGGTTCATTAATTATTATCTTCGGACTGTTTCAGAGGGACCATCTCGGAAGCCATGCCGGCTGACGAGCTCGCTGGAAATCGACACAGAGGCAGACCGAGGTTGCAGCCGCCCTAACGAACCGCTATTCTCATCGGCAAGGTCGTCCCGCAAATTTAAACATGCCTTAATCGTGGTTTCGTTTCGCCGCCAAGACTCGTGTCTCCAGTGACTCCGTCCCTCCCCGAAAGGGTCCCCGGGGTCGTGCGCGTCGACGAATCGCTGGAACCCAGAGCGGAAACGACCGTTAAAGGATACGCGGAAAAACTGGATTCGACCGTGTTCGTAGATACGACGGTATTTCCCGTCGCGGCAGCATCGTTCGCTCGCCGAAGGCGTAAACCGACTTTGAAAGACAGAGGCGAATCCAGTTCGTCGGTTTGAGGAAGCGACCGAACCCTGGACGCAATTATCCGCGTACCGATGTCGCTTCCTGTGCGTTCCACCTGATGTCGGACAACGTCGACGAGTTTTTGTGACCGGTGGAAGAAACGGTGGATGGGGGAAGGGGCGACGGAAATCGCGGACGTGTTAATAAGACAGCTGGAATGTCGAGGAAGTGAGCCGAAAGGATGAGAGACAAATGCCCGGTCGCAGGACTAGGACGATCGGACGCTTCTTGCTCCCCGTTCGAGTGATATTCGCGGAACCACGAACAGTAATTCTGGACCCCTGGTGCGATCATGTCCCCGGCGACGATGCTCTCTGTCGATGAACCCGCGCGTCCCTCGCGCTCGAGATGCTTCCACGAAGTCTGAGCGCGAAGGCGGCTATGTAGGCTGCCTGATGAACGCCGTCGCCATGGTGGAGCTGGTGTGCAGCAACTCCTTGAGCCCAGGAACGTAATCGTCCCGAGAACCCATCGATTCGCGTCTTAGGAAAGGGTGTCCCGTGTTTGAAAGTCCCTGAAGAGAGGCACCGCGACGCGTGGCGCCATGTAGAGGTGCAGGAAGAGGCGCAGTCTTCCTCTCGGCGACCCAGCGTGTCGAGTAATGCTGAAGCACATCCTAACGGGGCAACCGTCGTCAGCGGGCTCCAGGCATCACCACAATGACTATCAGGCGAGCTCGGGCTCGTTGCACGGCGGCCACCATCATCACCATCATCACTCCAGCCTTCATCAGGACCAGCACTACAGCCAAAGCGGGACGGTACGCGCGCCGAACGGCGGACGGGGCGTCGACGTCTACGACTCGGTGGTTCATCCGTCGCAGCAGAGGCCGGTGAACACCCACCAAGCCGCGACCACGCCGTCTTCGACGCACAGACACCCGCTGAACCACTCTCAGTTGAGCGTGAACAATCTCTCGCAACGACTGAACCACTCCCACGCCTTGAACCTCTCTACCCTGTCCACGTCGAAGCACTCGGTGAACAGCGTCAGTCCCGTGGCTGGCGGGaacaacaacaataacaacaacaacaacaacaacaacaacgtgACGACCGCGTTGGGACAAACGGCGGTGTCGCAGGTGCCGTTGCACCAGGACAACAGGCCCAAGGTGAACGGAGGTTTCGACATCTCCAGGCTGTCCAGGTTACCCAGTCAAACGACACCCTCCCCAGCACCTGTGCTTCAAGCTGCGACTGCAGGTGGACAGTTAGCCGGCGGTGGTGGTTCCACCGCGTTCCCCTTGAACGCTTCCTGGTCCTCGTCCCTGTCCAGGAACCACAAAGACTACGAGGCCGGGGCCAAAGAGACCCTCACCAGCCTCGGTCTGTTGTGTCTGGTGTCCCTGCTGCTGGCGCTACTCTCCTTGATCTTCCTCCTGAAGATCTCGCCGTTAACGGTCACGCCGAGTAGCTTGATCAGCCCGGAGGAGTACACGATAGTGTACGAGGTGACGTTGGCGCTGTGCGCCCTCGCCCTCTCCCTAAATCTGTGCTGCCTTCTGGTCTGCGCCATACAGTTCCTCTTCACCGTCAAGCTCGTCAAGACTTCGTATCAGGGACACTGGTGAGTAGCTTcttctttaatatttaatattcagcAGCTAGTTTTTGATGTTTTAAGTAGACTCACAATCcctactgaattattttacttaatgttgattttggtaAATGAGATCCTTTTCTCGACTGTCGAGATTTGAGGAAGGAACAACGAGCACCTATTAAGGGTTAACGAGCGTCTTATTGATTATGTCATATCGGTATTCGTCAGGCGTCGCGAGGAACGCTCGAACCGACGAACCAAAATGGCGTGGTCGTATACAGCGATCGACCAACGGGGGGACGGTGGGGTGTGAGGGGGACCGGTAACCCGCGGTCCCCGGACGCGACTTTGACACGCTGGAATCCAGTTCAATTATTTTTCAGTTCAAATGGGACCGCCGGCAACTAAGATCCGTAATTAATTAACCGCAATAAGAAGGAGCATATACGCCGGGCTCGAAACGACCGTCGCGCGATAATGTTCCTCGCGACCTCTCGGCCGCGGCGCGTCATTACGAAATCCTTTAAACGCGGGCCGTTAACTTTTTTATCGAGGCAACCTTACCGGGGGGATGCACTCGCGCTGTGCAGGTGGATGCACGCTCGGTGCACGCTTCGTTGAAATGGTAGACGCGAGAGAACTCGTTGCGTGTGTGCGAGCGCGTAACCGTGCGTGTCTGGGATTCTGTGCGCCGGTTGTCCGGTGGGCTTTTTCTTTTACTCGCGATATAATTTACGTTGGCTTTTGCCGCGTCCGGGGAGCTCGCGAGCGCGCAAAATCGCGACGCGGATGCTAAACGCGCGCGACGATTCGCGGAACCGACATTATTGCCTCCGGAGAGAGATCCTTTGGCATTGGAAGGCCGCGTGCCGCTTATTCGTTCGTTTCGATTCGTTTCTTTGTCGCGCAACGTCGTACGCGCGTTGCAGTCGGGGCGCCATCTTGGAGAACGCATCGCGTTCGTGAAAAAGTGTTTGCACGTTGAATTTTCTCGGAGATAATTGCGCGTATGTATAGTTTGTCGTTACTATCCGCGACGGAAGATCGAGGAAAGCGCGTAAGCCGGCAGGCGGAGGTTTTCCTAGGCAGGAAAGAAACGGAAACGATGCTCATAGGCCCGACGCTCGAAGACCGATTATCATTAATTTATATAATCACGCATCGTTGCCGACGTCCTCGATCAAGATTATCCTTGCGCCCGGAACGAGAGTTCCCAGTCATCCATGCGTGCCCTATCCGCGCGCTGAAACGCCGGGTGTCTCGTATCCCGGCGCGATATATCAGCGGAACGTAGCTGTCTAGTGTTTCTTCTCACGCCGCGAGAAGAAGAAACGCAAAAATGCACGTCCTGTATGCCGTGCATCGAAGTCACTTTAACCCCCGTACGTGTGACCCGTTTTTACCAGACGCGAGGCCCACACGCGCAACACAATACGCGTTTCGTGACGCACCTTGAACCGAAATGCTCTATTTTCCTCGCCTGATAATAATAGAATAGAATACGCTCGGCAATAAGAGCAACGAACAGAGCAGGaaacaattatataaatttattgaAATGCATAGCTTGATATTCCAATAAATTCGTATAATTGCTTCCTGCTCTGTTTATTGCTACCAGTACCAACCGGGTATCATCCGCTGGAAGTTTTAAATAGATTTTAAAACGTGAAATAAGAGAACGTTTTCGTAGACCGATCGCTGGAGCTGAGCGGTAGAaagaaaattccaatttattgctcaatttatttaatttccttTCACGGGCCGCGGCGCTGAAAACGTATTCGACTGCGTCGAACATGTTTCAAGAAAGTAGTCCGTCTTCGGGAATGAAGATGGATAGGCGTTGTTGCGGGAACACTATCTTCGGTACGTTTAGAATCTTATCTCGATAGATAAGTATCCGATCTAAGTTCCTGTTGCAATACGCACGAACCCATTCTTCTGCTCTACATACCAGCGTGAGTCGTTGTTTTCGTTTGCATTTTAGCTGTGAAAATTATGAACAATTAATATTAGATTTCGCGAGCGCGGCCTCGTAATCGCGAAAGACGAAATAAAGAACTTGCAACGAGTCGGGATCGTCGTTAACGAACAACTGCCTCAATTATACCTCGTCTAATACCTTTTCGGGTAACATAAATCTGATGTAAGGTAAATGTTTGGTTTACGAGTTATAGCGTATaatttgaaccttgtttcgcgcTCGTGGTAACGAAATGGGCGTGAATGCGTATCGCGAAATAGAAATAACGTTACCATTAAGTAGGATACGATGTGAAAGATCTGAAAACATACTTATCTTCTCTTTTATGCTGCACCAGGTAATGCTACGTACATACCTCTCTCGTTCGAATTTCCTGCAAGTGGATTTAAATGGTCTTAAACGTCTGGAATCTGTTTAATCGGTAACTCGTGTTTACTTTGAGATGAATTTAACTTTTGCTAGATCATATTAGGTACCTTTAACCTACGAAAGCAAGGTGAAAAGGTAAGTTTCTGCAAATAGAGCTGTTTTACAGTTCGACCTAAATTGTTATACACATCGGCCTGGATAATAATATACGATTGCTCAAACACGACTGATACGGTCGACAAAGTGTCGAGTCTGGTCGTAGTAAAATTGCTCGAAATGCTCGTAAACCGAATCACGTGTGCAGTTACAGCAATATTTGCATAATGCTAGCGTCAGATTCGCCACCAAGAAATTCTCGTACGATGTTTTCAGAGCAAATAACACAGAGAAAAGGAAAGTAACGACGGTTGGACGAGTGAAATTAGCTTTTGATCTTCGAAGCGCGGTCGTGTCGGGCACTGCGATTTGagataataaaattagcatagaataaGATTTAGGAGCAGAGGAACTCTTCTCTGCTTAGAAATACTGttaattaaaatgcagtttcttcGTATAATACGCGACTCTGCTCGGGAACAATGTCCGTTTACGACAAAACGCGCGTGCGAATTTTGCGCAAGCATGCGAACACGCTGTaccatttttaattgtttatagAAACGTACGATCGGTTGCATAAGTTGCACAGTTTCCTTACCATTTTTCCCATTTATAAACCACATTTTTTAAACGGGGACCGGATTTTTGCGAGATTTGATCAGCAACCGACGAGTTAAGGGAAAAACCGGCCTGTCCGGACCGGAAACCGGATGGGTGGCAACTTTGTTACTAACCCTACGATCAAACGTTGCACCAAGAATCGTCGGAACAGGTTGCATAACAAGAGGAGTCGAATCGAGCGACAAACCAAAAGAAGATACATAGATTTCGGTGGAACGATGGGAAGTCGACAACCGACGTGGAATTTTATACGATTTGTTTTGTCGTTTGAGATTTCTTCGAAACACCTGCTCCGATAATCGAAATCGATGTCCACCTTCCAGGTGGTTGCTACATCCTGTCGTGCcatttgttaaaaatatatttctagaattaaaaagaaattttaataattgtcTAAGGATCGTCTTCCTAGCGGAAATCTCTCTCGGATCCGCGCCAGGTGAACGATGAAACGGAACCGTCGTGGAAACGATTCCGTCGTtttccattttctttttttttcttttttcttcgaaCAATAGGTCGACTTGACTGATAACTGCGGCTATCGATCGTCCCGCGACACCTATTTTTAACCCGTGTTATCACAGAACCTACATCCAACCGACTGCTTACAAAATGCTTCCGCGCGTACCTGGCCGGACGAGATATGGCGGACGATTAAAAATTGCAGCCCCGTGTTCGCTGTCACGATTCACTGTTATCGTTCGTCGACTTGGCTCCGGGCTTTCCAGACAATTCCAAGATTCCGCTGGATCCCTGAATAGAGAACTCTTTCATCGCGCGAAAGCGGAAGCAATTTTCAATTTCATAATTTAAAGATGGTAAAAAAACGAACCGTTGAATCGATTAAGAATTTTATTAGTATTTCGAATACAAATTTCACCCATTTTGCCGTCGTGATTCGGAGACTGTGTTCGGCGAACGGAAAGAGAGATCCCTTATCACGAACCATTTAAGTAATGAGCCTGGCACTTAGCCGAGCCGCTTGTCTTTCGTTCTCCGGCTCTCTGCGAGTTTCGTGGCTCGCTTTTTCCCTCGTTCGTAGGAA includes:
- the LOC143340409 gene encoding uncharacterized protein LOC143340409; this translates as MLKHILTGQPSSAGSRHHHNDYQASSGSLHGGHHHHHHHSSLHQDQHYSQSGTVRAPNGGRGVDVYDSVVHPSQQRPVNTHQAATTPSSTHRHPLNHSQLSVNNLSQRLNHSHALNLSTLSTSKHSVNSVSPVAGGNNNNNNNNNNNNNVTTALGQTAVSQVPLHQDNRPKVNGGFDISRLSRLPSQTTPSPAPVLQAATAGGQLAGGGGSTAFPLNASWSSSLSRNHKDYEAGAKETLTSLGLLCLVSLLLALLSLIFLLKISPLTVTPSSLISPEEYTIVYEVTLALCALALSLNLCCLLVCAIQFLFTVKLVKTSYQGHWSNKYLQKSSISRICAVGGFFISIPVFLTGMILYTFIQFHSTPAIVTSVFIGLGIVFCGCAMVHNVFVWQREKTNAVKALAREQCEAAVQLQRQQQLQQHQTGQPHLQQQQQQQHRGPLTMQHHSGCATKVGPPTGPTNASNHPTHGRAAQYQHYHHHHHHRHVSMSPPLLLSSPAPMAATHNHLNVSSHRNIVTPPDTPGDRSPPSPGNKLNRSQHLPREASGSVSPGLPAATLDLSSAATTNSPHELSTLV